The Mesorhizobium sp. B2-8-5 genome segment CACGCAATTCCGTACGAAAAAGCGCGTCACACTTTTCCAGGAATTGCCTAAAGGGCGTCGCGTCGAAACGGATTCACGCGACGCGCTTTAGGTCGTTGCTTGATGCATGTCGTTGTCGCAAAACCGAGGTCACTTTTGCGCTACATGCATTAGAACAAAAAAGGCCGGGCACAGCCCGACCTTCTCCAACGCGCGTGTGCGGCCGATGCCAGTACATCCGTGGTCAAAGGACCCCGAGGCGCTGTGATCAGGCGGCTTGCAGATTGTCTGCCGAGCTCTTGCCGTTGCGAGCATCCTTCACGATGTCGAAGCTGACCTTCTGGCCCTCGACCAGAGAGCGCAGTCCTGCGCGCTCCACGGCTGAAATATGGACGAACACGTCCGGCTGGCCGCCGCCCTGCTCGATAAAGCCGAAACCCTTGGTGGCATTGAAGAACTTCACCGTTCCAGTAGTCATTGCGATCTCCTTACAAATCGACGCAAAATTATACGCGCCCGACAATCGCCGAGCGACGCTATCTTCGAAATTGAGAGGGAAGATCGTAAGTGCGCCATTTAGCGCGAAAACAACGTTCTTTCAGCAAGATCGATCTTCCATACATAGCGCTAAATTTCCTGATCGACAAGGCTTTTCAAAATAATACTTCCGAAGATGGTGTTGCGATCGAGAGCCAACCAGCTGAGGGCAACGAGCCAGCCGACAAGGCGTTGGACCTTGGAAGAGAAAGGGCAACGGCGGACGACGACCCGATCTGGAATGAGAACCACCTACCCTTGGACGAGTTCGTGCAGCGGCTGGTGAGCGAAACGGAAATAGGCGAAGCGCAGGCGCTCGACCTCATCTATCTGGTCGGCTTGAACTGGAACTCGCTTATTCGCGAGGCCAAGGCGATCGCATCGCAGTCTTAAAGCGCGTCGCGCTGAAGCGGATTCAGGCGACGCGCTTTAAGCCTTTGTTTTGCTGCATGTCGTTGTCCCAGAACCGCTGCACACTTCTGGGCGACATGCATTAAAGGTTCAGCCCCTTGCATCCAGACGATCAAGGATGGTCAGGCCGGTCTCGTATCTCTCCGCCGGAGCACCCGCCTGGTGAGCCTGCCAAAGATTGTCCTTGAGATCCGCCTCCTTTACCGGCCGCGCCAGTTCATTGGAGACGGCGCGGCAGATGAAGCCCTCTTCGCTCTCGTCCAGACGCCTCGTCAGCGCATCGACGGCAGCCACGACCACGAATCCAAAACCCGCCGACTGTAGCCGGTCGAGCGTCCAGCCCTCGCCCTTCTCAATGACGTCATGCAGGTAAGCGACGGTCTTTTCGTCAAGCGTTTCGACGGCATCGGCTACGCGTCGCAAGTGTTCGATATAGGGCCGGCCGGTCTTGTCCGTTTGTCCGCGATGGGCCTCTTCAGCGATCCTTGCTGCTTCGTGGAGCATGGTCTTCCAATCTCGTCACAATAAAGCCCGTCCCGGCGAGGGACGGCCGAGGCGGGCTTGCTCGGGCCTGAGCCCCGGGTGGCGCGCTTTTCGCGGGGGAAGCGGGCTGCGCGCCATCCTGCATTCAAGAACATCGGCGCCAGGCGAATGTTCC includes the following:
- a CDS encoding cold-shock protein, whose product is MTTGTVKFFNATKGFGFIEQGGGQPDVFVHISAVERAGLRSLVEGQKVSFDIVKDARNGKSSADNLQAA
- a CDS encoding HD domain-containing protein — encoded protein: MLHEAARIAEEAHRGQTDKTGRPYIEHLRRVADAVETLDEKTVAYLHDVIEKGEGWTLDRLQSAGFGFVVVAAVDALTRRLDESEEGFICRAVSNELARPVKEADLKDNLWQAHQAGAPAERYETGLTILDRLDARG